From Streptomyces sp. Edi4, one genomic window encodes:
- a CDS encoding HAMP domain-containing sensor histidine kinase, which yields MSRAGDRARQLRGSGERPGWDEPGRRGSWARAGRGLGARIAAGLRSVSISIKTKLGSLVVVSVFITTGLLMVALQTRTELRFITVFSVIATLLITQFVAHGLTAPLDEMNTVARAISHGDYTRRVRGADRRDELGDLAGTINRMADDLEAVDRHRKELVANVSHELRTPIAALRAVLENVVDGVSAADPETMRTALKQTERLGRLVETLLDLSRLDNGVVTLRAHRFEVWPYLSGVLKEANLAAAQRKLSSGSGNHQRTDVHLHLDVSPPELTAHADAERLHQVVANLIDNAVKHSPPHGRVTVRARRGAQPGSLDLEVLDEGPGIPQSEWHRVFERFNRGTAPSPHGPGSDGGTGLGLAIARWAVDLHGGRIGVAESARGCRIQVTLPGQPRQQS from the coding sequence ATGAGCCGGGCCGGAGACCGGGCCCGGCAGCTGCGCGGCAGTGGCGAGCGGCCCGGCTGGGACGAGCCGGGCCGGCGCGGCAGCTGGGCCAGGGCGGGGCGGGGCCTGGGCGCCCGGATCGCCGCCGGGCTCAGATCGGTCTCGATATCGATCAAGACGAAGCTCGGCTCGCTCGTGGTCGTCTCCGTGTTCATCACGACGGGCCTGCTCATGGTGGCCCTGCAAACCCGCACCGAGCTCCGCTTCATCACGGTCTTCTCGGTGATAGCGACCCTGTTGATCACCCAGTTCGTCGCGCACGGGCTCACCGCCCCGCTCGACGAGATGAACACCGTGGCCCGCGCCATCTCGCACGGGGACTACACCCGCCGGGTGCGCGGCGCCGACCGTCGCGACGAGCTCGGCGACCTGGCCGGCACGATCAACCGCATGGCCGACGACCTGGAGGCCGTCGACCGCCACCGCAAGGAACTCGTGGCGAATGTCTCGCACGAGCTGCGCACGCCCATCGCGGCGCTGCGGGCGGTCCTGGAGAACGTGGTGGACGGAGTCTCCGCGGCCGACCCGGAGACGATGCGCACGGCCCTGAAGCAGACCGAGCGCCTTGGCCGGCTGGTCGAGACCCTGCTGGACCTGTCCCGTCTGGACAACGGCGTGGTGACGCTGCGCGCCCACCGCTTCGAGGTGTGGCCGTATCTGTCGGGCGTCCTCAAGGAGGCGAACCTCGCGGCCGCCCAGCGCAAGCTCTCCTCCGGTTCGGGCAACCACCAGCGCACCGACGTCCATCTGCACCTGGACGTGTCGCCGCCGGAGCTGACCGCGCACGCCGACGCGGAGCGGCTGCACCAGGTCGTGGCGAATCTCATCGACAACGCCGTCAAGCACTCGCCGCCGCACGGCCGGGTGACCGTACGGGCCCGGCGCGGCGCCCAGCCCGGCTCGCTCGACCTGGAGGTCCTTGACGAGGGCCCGGGCATACCGCAGTCGGAGTGGCACCGGGTGTTCGAACGCTTCAACCGGGGCACCGCGCCCTCGCCGCACGGCCCCGGCAGCGACGGCGGCACCGGGCTCGGGCTCGCCATCGCGCGCTGGGCGGTGGATCTGCACGGCGGCCGGATCGGGGTGGCCGAATCGGCGCGCGGCTGCCGCATCCAGGTCACCCTGCCGGGGCAACCCCGCCAGCAAAGTTGA
- a CDS encoding response regulator transcription factor, giving the protein MEQTHTGHNGVAATPGAQRRVLVVEDDTTIVDAIAARLRAEGFQVQTAVDGPAAVDTAEAWQPDLMVLDIMLPGFDGLEVCRRVQARRPVPVLMLTARDDETDMLVGLGVGADDYMTKPFSMRELAARVHVLLRRVERAALAASTPRTGILRLGELEIDHAQRRVRVRGEDVHLTPTEFDLLSCLANTPRAVLSREQLLAEVWDWADASGTRTVDSHIKALRRKIGAERIRTVHGVGYALETPAP; this is encoded by the coding sequence ATGGAGCAGACTCACACCGGCCACAACGGCGTCGCGGCGACGCCCGGCGCCCAGCGCAGGGTTTTGGTCGTCGAGGACGACACGACGATCGTGGACGCCATCGCGGCCCGGCTGCGGGCCGAGGGCTTCCAGGTGCAGACGGCCGTCGACGGCCCCGCCGCCGTCGACACGGCCGAGGCCTGGCAGCCGGACCTGATGGTCCTCGACATCATGCTGCCCGGCTTCGACGGCCTGGAGGTCTGCCGCCGGGTCCAGGCCCGCAGGCCCGTGCCGGTCCTCATGCTGACGGCGCGCGACGACGAGACGGACATGCTGGTCGGGCTCGGGGTCGGCGCGGACGACTACATGACCAAGCCGTTCTCGATGCGCGAGCTGGCGGCCCGGGTCCATGTGCTGCTGCGCCGGGTGGAGCGCGCCGCGCTCGCCGCGAGTACGCCGCGCACGGGCATACTCCGCCTCGGCGAGCTGGAGATCGACCACGCGCAGCGCCGGGTACGGGTGCGCGGCGAGGACGTCCATCTGACGCCGACCGAGTTCGACCTGCTGAGCTGTCTGGCGAACACCCCGCGCGCCGTGCTCTCGCGCGAGCAGCTGCTCGCCGAGGTGTGGGACTGGGCCGACGCGTCCGGCACCCGCACCGTGGACAGCCACATCAAGGCGCTGCGCCGCAAGATCGGGGCCGAGCGCATCCGTACCGTCCACGGCGTCGGATACGCGCTGGAGACCCCGGCGCCATGA